A region from the Solibacillus sp. FSL H8-0523 genome encodes:
- the pyk gene encoding pyruvate kinase yields the protein MRKTKIVCTIGPASESPEMLDKLITAGMNVARLNFSHGNHEEHAVRIAAIRDASDRMKKPVGILLDTKGPEIRTHSMENGEIHLVTGQVIDISMTEVLGNESRFSVTYERLIEDVEQNNVILLDDGLIELRVLAKDVDKGLIHTIVENAGILKNKKGVNVPGVSVKLPGITEKDAADILFGIDQGVDFIAASFVRTAKDVLEIRELLEQNDGSHIQIIPKIENQEGVDNIDAIIEVSDGLMVARGDLGVEIPAEEVPLVQKSLIKKCNQVGKPVITATQMLDSMQRNPRPTRAEASDVANAIMDGTDAIMLSGETAAGIYPVESVATMNKIAERTENALDYRQIVSQRSREREANMTEAISQAVAFTSINLGVAAVLAPTESGNTAKMIAKYRPGVSIIAVTSQASTAQKLTLVWGVKPILTHRVTTTDEILELSVDEALQHGFVQHGDVVVITAGVPVGEAGTTNLMKVHIIGDLLARGQGIGKSSVVGKAIVAKNAGEALAYDTEGAIIVTVGSDREMMPAIENCVGIITEAGGLTSHAAVVGLSLGIPVIVGVKEATTLIRHGQEITMDAETGVIYKGHASVL from the coding sequence ATGAGAAAAACGAAAATTGTTTGTACGATTGGTCCTGCAAGTGAATCACCAGAAATGCTAGATAAATTAATCACGGCTGGTATGAACGTAGCCCGCTTAAACTTCTCGCATGGTAATCATGAAGAACATGCAGTGCGCATTGCAGCGATCCGTGACGCATCTGATCGTATGAAAAAACCAGTCGGCATTTTATTAGATACAAAAGGTCCTGAAATTCGTACGCATTCAATGGAAAACGGCGAAATTCATTTAGTGACAGGTCAAGTAATTGATATTTCAATGACAGAAGTACTTGGAAATGAGTCTCGTTTTTCTGTAACATATGAACGTTTAATCGAAGATGTCGAACAAAACAACGTTATTTTATTAGATGATGGCTTAATTGAATTACGTGTATTAGCGAAAGATGTTGATAAAGGGTTAATTCACACAATCGTTGAAAATGCGGGCATCTTAAAAAATAAAAAAGGTGTTAACGTACCGGGTGTTTCTGTGAAATTACCAGGGATTACGGAAAAGGATGCAGCTGATATTTTATTCGGTATTGATCAAGGTGTTGACTTTATCGCCGCTTCATTCGTGCGTACGGCAAAAGATGTATTAGAAATCCGTGAGCTATTAGAGCAAAATGACGGTAGCCACATTCAAATTATTCCAAAAATCGAAAATCAAGAAGGCGTAGACAATATTGATGCCATTATTGAAGTGTCAGATGGTTTAATGGTGGCACGTGGTGATTTAGGGGTAGAAATTCCAGCTGAAGAAGTACCTCTTGTACAAAAATCACTAATTAAAAAATGTAACCAAGTTGGGAAACCAGTTATTACAGCAACACAAATGTTAGACTCTATGCAACGTAACCCACGTCCAACACGTGCAGAAGCATCAGATGTAGCCAATGCCATCATGGACGGAACGGATGCAATTATGCTTTCAGGTGAAACAGCGGCTGGTATTTACCCAGTAGAATCTGTTGCAACGATGAACAAAATTGCTGAACGAACAGAAAATGCATTGGATTATCGTCAAATCGTATCGCAACGTAGCCGCGAAAGAGAAGCAAACATGACAGAAGCAATCTCACAAGCAGTAGCGTTCACATCTATCAATTTAGGGGTAGCGGCAGTATTAGCACCAACCGAAAGTGGTAACACAGCAAAAATGATCGCAAAATACCGTCCAGGTGTGTCAATCATCGCTGTAACTAGTCAAGCGTCAACAGCGCAAAAATTAACATTAGTGTGGGGCGTAAAACCAATTTTAACGCACCGCGTAACAACGACAGATGAAATTTTAGAGCTTTCAGTTGACGAGGCATTACAGCATGGATTCGTCCAACACGGAGATGTTGTCGTGATTACAGCGGGTGTACCAGTTGGTGAAGCTGGTACAACAAACTTAATGAAAGTGCACATCATCGGTGACTTACTAGCGCGCGGACAAGGCATTGGGAAATCTTCGGTTGTTGGTAAAGCAATCGTAGCGAAAAATGCAGGCGAAGCATTAGCGTATGATACAGAAGGCGCTATCATCGTTACGGTTGGTTCTGACCGTGAAATGATGCCAGCCATCGAAAACTGTGTAGGGATTATTACCGAAGCGGGTGGTTTAACATCGCACGCAGCAGTAGTGGGCTTAAGCCTTGGGATTCCTGTAATCGTCGGCGTAAAAGAAGCAACAACATTAATCCGCCACGGCCAAGAAATCACAATGGACGCAGAAACAGGCGTTATTTATAAAGGCCATGCGAGCGTACTATAA
- a CDS encoding FxsA family protein, translating into MKKLLWGFLALVFAEIAVFILIGKAIGVFYTLLLIVLTSVIGVMIAKKRGMKSYQDIQKSIQQGQPPGVAMIETFMIFVGGVMMVAPGFITDVIGLLFVLGVTRNVFKPMIFYFLRKKMKSGNVIIVQR; encoded by the coding sequence ATGAAAAAGTTATTATGGGGCTTTTTAGCGCTTGTATTTGCAGAAATTGCCGTGTTCATACTGATTGGTAAAGCTATCGGCGTTTTCTATACATTATTATTAATCGTTTTAACATCAGTCATAGGTGTTATGATTGCTAAAAAACGTGGTATGAAATCGTATCAAGATATTCAAAAAAGTATCCAGCAAGGGCAGCCACCCGGTGTTGCGATGATTGAAACATTTATGATTTTTGTCGGTGGTGTCATGATGGTGGCGCCTGGCTTTATTACAGACGTGATTGGTTTATTGTTCGTCCTAGGCGTTACGCGTAATGTATTTAAACCAATGATTTTTTATTTCTTACGTAAAAAAATGAAAAGCGGCAATGTTATTATCGTGCAAAGATAG
- the citZ gene encoding citrate synthase has protein sequence MSATKGLEGIVAAESKISSIIDDTLTYVGYGIDDLTNNATFEEVVFLLWNTRLPNAEELANLKAELAKNMEIPAAITDLFKSMPLNTVHPMAALRTAVSMLGAFDEEADVMEAEANYRKAIRLQAKIGTVVTTFARVRQGKEPVAPKPELGYAANFLYMLKGEEPAPIEIEAFDKALVLHADHELNASTFTARVCVATLSDVYSGVTSAIGALKGPLHGGANEQVMKMLTEIGSLENVESWVQNKLDNKEKIMGFGHRVYRGGDPRAPHLRVMSEKLTKLTGKPELYDMSVKIHDMIVEQKKLPANVDFFSASVYDSLGIEHDLFTPIFAVSRTSGWVAHILEQYANNRLIRPRAEYVGPDMQKYVPINER, from the coding sequence ATGTCAGCAACTAAAGGTTTAGAAGGTATCGTAGCAGCAGAATCGAAAATTTCTTCAATTATCGATGATACACTTACATATGTAGGGTATGGCATCGACGACCTAACGAACAACGCAACTTTTGAAGAAGTAGTATTCTTATTATGGAATACTCGTTTACCAAACGCTGAAGAGCTAGCTAACTTAAAAGCAGAATTAGCTAAAAACATGGAAATTCCAGCGGCAATCACAGATTTATTTAAATCTATGCCATTAAACACAGTTCACCCAATGGCTGCATTACGTACAGCTGTATCTATGTTAGGTGCATTTGACGAAGAAGCAGACGTTATGGAAGCTGAAGCAAACTACCGTAAAGCAATCCGCTTACAAGCGAAAATTGGTACAGTAGTAACTACTTTCGCACGTGTACGTCAAGGTAAAGAACCAGTAGCTCCAAAACCTGAATTAGGTTATGCAGCGAACTTCTTATATATGCTAAAAGGCGAAGAGCCAGCACCTATCGAAATCGAAGCATTCGACAAAGCGTTAGTATTACACGCTGACCACGAATTAAACGCTTCAACATTCACAGCACGTGTATGTGTAGCTACGTTATCAGATGTATATTCTGGTGTAACTTCAGCTATCGGCGCTTTAAAAGGCCCATTACACGGTGGTGCAAACGAGCAAGTTATGAAAATGTTAACTGAGATTGGTTCTTTAGAGAACGTTGAATCTTGGGTACAAAACAAATTAGATAACAAAGAAAAAATCATGGGCTTCGGTCACCGCGTTTACCGTGGTGGAGACCCACGTGCACCTCACTTACGCGTAATGTCTGAAAAGTTAACTAAGTTAACTGGTAAACCAGAATTATACGATATGTCAGTGAAAATCCACGATATGATCGTTGAGCAAAAGAAATTACCTGCAAACGTAGACTTCTTCTCAGCATCAGTATATGATTCTTTAGGTATCGAGCATGACTTATTCACACCAATCTTTGCAGTATCTCGTACTTCAGGTTGGGTAGCGCACATCTTAGAACAGTATGCAAACAACCGCTTAATCCGTCCACGTGCGGAATATGTTGGTCCAGATATGCAAAAATACGTTCCAATTAACGAGCGCTAA
- a CDS encoding AI-2E family transporter has product MYMMLFYFIPPIIFGLFFAYLVFPIFNYFGRLFRIPFFLVVAVFSTFLFAVIGAILFLILHSLVILLPTLQSTIHLLETNYDSHPLFPFILDKFSSVLNEFMLYLVDFIKNSLHSVFELLIFIVTFYFALFESKRNRMWFFAYIPRMYRETWSRYFQKAMQLISYFLLVEMQLFTLTFLLLSLGFYLLQFEAFFMKAFLIAFADSLPFLGIGIFLIPLAIYFFIVGQPVVGTLIIALYIFVQIIRQLTESMLWSHTFHLRMIHTFIISAASVLLFGLYGIILSPILLMLAIKAKQHPIFAR; this is encoded by the coding sequence TTGTATATGATGCTCTTCTATTTTATACCACCTATCATATTTGGCCTATTTTTTGCTTACTTAGTGTTTCCGATTTTTAATTACTTTGGACGCCTTTTCCGAATCCCCTTTTTTCTTGTAGTTGCTGTATTCTCCACTTTCTTATTTGCTGTCATTGGCGCGATACTGTTTTTAATCTTACATAGCTTAGTCATACTACTTCCCACGCTGCAATCTACTATTCATCTATTAGAAACAAATTACGATAGCCATCCATTGTTTCCGTTTATACTCGATAAATTCTCAAGTGTACTCAATGAGTTCATGCTGTATCTAGTTGATTTTATCAAAAATAGTTTACATTCTGTTTTTGAATTGCTTATTTTTATTGTGACGTTTTATTTTGCACTATTTGAAAGCAAACGAAATCGGATGTGGTTCTTTGCTTATATCCCTCGCATGTACCGGGAAACTTGGTCTCGCTACTTTCAAAAAGCGATGCAGCTCATTAGCTATTTCTTGCTCGTTGAAATGCAGCTGTTTACCTTAACGTTTTTACTACTGAGCCTCGGGTTTTATTTATTGCAGTTCGAAGCCTTTTTCATGAAAGCCTTTTTAATCGCTTTTGCAGACTCCTTACCGTTTTTAGGCATCGGTATTTTTTTAATTCCACTAGCCATTTATTTTTTTATAGTAGGACAGCCTGTTGTTGGCACACTCATAATTGCACTCTATATTTTTGTCCAAATAATAAGACAGCTAACTGAATCGATGCTGTGGAGTCATACGTTTCATTTACGTATGATCCACACCTTTATCATCAGCGCTGCCTCGGTTTTATTATTTGGTTTATACGGAATTATTTTAAGTCCCATCTTACTAATGCTTGCCATAAAAGCAAAGCAACATCCTATCTTTGCACGATAA